A window of the Lysinibacillus irui genome harbors these coding sequences:
- the dnaE gene encoding DNA polymerase III subunit alpha has translation MTHVYTKMHTSADLLKSTIRLEQLIPFLQEQKTQACAIVNTKLYGLLPFCKALQQANIHAVIGLSVNVQWQDHRIPVVLYAQTQEGYQHLLKISSAISIRHDEVLPWKWLEGYAAGCIAMLSTSDFVDLTDWQEIITAFVQLFNHHFYMGIARPGGVKAPNEGDIVVWCEEQTIPLVATQSCYFLRPEDHFAYEVARAIDTGEKLGGTLLTADLQGYFAPTAYEWQNWFADRPEWLESSVNMLASCTASIPEMPVQMPKYPLPVGETAESFLVSEAFSGLEKRLNQMAIPTVYQERLQHELEVICSMGFADYFLVVADFMRYAKENRILTGPGRGSSAGSLVAYSLFITQVDPLAYGLLFERFLNPERISLPDIDIDFVDSKRHQVIQYVAQKYGKANVAQIITFGTLSAKAVARDVARVFSFEAETLEKISKMIPNKPGITLQRAVAESQDFQVWLAENEKHQQWLDVALKLEGLPRNSSTHAAGIVIAPSPLVNTVPIEEGHDGIYSTQWPMGDIEACGLIKMDFLGLRNLTILEQIRWSIYKAGGPWIEFERIPMHDETTFQLLQRGDTSGIFQLESDGMKQALRDIQPSSFSDIVAVNALYRPGPMDFIPVYARRKAGKEMVVMPHPVLEPILQETFGVIVYQEQIIKIASVLAGFTMGQADLLRRAVSKKNRQVLEEQRASFVNGALKQGFDQHVAEEVYELIVRFADYGFPKSHAVAYSIISYQMAYLKAHFPLSFYAALLSNATGNIEKIQHFVLEAKDKGILFYPPSLKNSTKYFTVENEGIRYSLSGIKGVPHTLIEKVTALRQSNPEALNNLFDLAVALSAQHFKPKVMESLIFAGALDYLDKDRAILVNTIDAALKHAELLRPTEDIDMATAMAFNFGKPKYMQADEMPQKEKLMHEKESLGFYISTHPVAQERHFWNDITCTCRELKQMRDGTLVKIIGIIEEVKKIRTKKGEQMAFVHLQDEYGTVSITLFPQVFQVVQELLVEDEMLWVEGVIERRFGKPQIKVKHAQTTKKV, from the coding sequence TTGACACATGTATATACAAAGATGCATACGAGCGCGGATTTATTGAAAAGCACAATTCGGCTTGAACAATTGATTCCTTTTTTACAAGAGCAAAAAACACAGGCCTGTGCAATCGTAAATACGAAGTTGTACGGGCTTTTGCCTTTTTGTAAAGCGTTGCAGCAAGCAAATATCCATGCGGTCATAGGGCTTTCGGTTAACGTACAGTGGCAGGATCATCGTATACCCGTTGTACTGTATGCACAGACTCAAGAAGGCTATCAGCATCTTTTAAAGATTAGTAGTGCTATTTCAATTAGACATGATGAAGTATTGCCATGGAAGTGGCTTGAGGGATATGCAGCAGGATGTATCGCCATGCTTTCTACAAGTGATTTTGTGGACTTAACGGACTGGCAGGAAATAATTACTGCTTTTGTCCAGCTATTTAACCATCATTTTTATATGGGAATTGCACGACCTGGAGGGGTAAAAGCACCTAATGAAGGAGATATAGTTGTTTGGTGCGAGGAACAGACAATTCCACTTGTTGCCACTCAAAGTTGTTATTTTTTACGTCCAGAAGATCACTTTGCTTATGAGGTGGCTAGAGCGATTGATACGGGAGAAAAACTGGGTGGTACATTGTTAACGGCTGACTTACAAGGCTATTTTGCTCCTACGGCATATGAATGGCAAAATTGGTTTGCTGATCGACCAGAGTGGTTGGAGTCTAGCGTAAACATGCTTGCTAGTTGCACAGCTAGTATCCCTGAAATGCCTGTGCAAATGCCTAAATATCCTTTGCCTGTAGGTGAAACAGCTGAAAGTTTCTTGGTTAGTGAAGCATTTTCAGGATTGGAAAAACGCTTGAATCAAATGGCGATTCCGACTGTCTATCAGGAAAGGTTACAACATGAACTGGAAGTTATTTGTTCAATGGGCTTTGCTGACTATTTTTTAGTTGTTGCAGACTTTATGCGTTATGCGAAAGAAAATCGTATTTTGACTGGACCTGGTCGTGGTTCCTCCGCGGGTTCGCTTGTGGCCTATAGCCTATTCATAACACAAGTAGATCCACTAGCCTATGGTTTATTATTTGAACGATTTTTAAATCCTGAAAGAATCTCTTTACCTGATATTGATATCGATTTTGTCGATAGTAAAAGGCACCAGGTTATTCAGTATGTTGCACAAAAATATGGCAAAGCGAATGTTGCGCAAATTATTACATTTGGGACATTGTCTGCAAAAGCAGTAGCTAGAGATGTGGCGAGGGTTTTTAGCTTTGAGGCCGAGACGTTAGAAAAAATCTCGAAAATGATTCCTAATAAGCCAGGTATTACTTTACAAAGGGCTGTGGCAGAATCACAAGACTTTCAAGTCTGGTTAGCGGAGAATGAAAAGCATCAGCAGTGGTTGGATGTAGCACTTAAATTAGAAGGACTGCCGAGAAATTCCTCCACACATGCAGCGGGTATTGTCATCGCTCCATCTCCGTTAGTAAACACTGTACCTATTGAAGAAGGACATGATGGTATATATAGTACACAATGGCCGATGGGGGATATTGAAGCGTGTGGTCTCATTAAAATGGACTTTTTAGGCTTGCGCAATCTTACGATTTTAGAGCAAATACGTTGGTCAATCTATAAAGCGGGAGGACCCTGGATAGAATTTGAACGCATCCCTATGCATGATGAAACAACGTTTCAACTTTTACAACGTGGAGATACATCAGGTATCTTTCAATTAGAATCAGATGGAATGAAACAAGCTTTACGGGATATTCAACCTTCGAGCTTTTCAGATATTGTCGCGGTAAACGCACTTTATCGTCCAGGTCCGATGGATTTTATCCCAGTCTATGCTAGACGAAAAGCTGGGAAAGAAATGGTTGTTATGCCCCACCCTGTATTAGAGCCTATCTTACAAGAGACATTTGGCGTTATTGTTTATCAAGAACAAATTATAAAAATTGCATCTGTTCTGGCGGGCTTTACAATGGGACAAGCAGATTTGCTACGCCGTGCAGTAAGTAAAAAAAATCGTCAAGTTTTAGAGGAGCAACGTGCTTCATTTGTTAATGGTGCATTAAAGCAAGGATTTGATCAACATGTAGCAGAAGAAGTATACGAACTCATTGTTCGCTTTGCGGATTATGGGTTCCCTAAAAGTCATGCTGTGGCCTATAGTATAATTTCTTATCAAATGGCCTATTTAAAAGCTCATTTTCCTTTAAGCTTTTATGCAGCGTTATTATCAAATGCAACAGGAAATATAGAGAAGATTCAACATTTTGTCCTTGAGGCAAAAGATAAAGGTATCCTTTTTTATCCACCCTCATTAAAAAACAGTACGAAATATTTTACTGTAGAAAATGAAGGTATTCGCTATAGCTTATCAGGAATTAAGGGAGTACCGCATACTTTGATAGAAAAAGTGACTGCTTTACGTCAATCAAATCCAGAGGCGTTGAATAATCTTTTTGATTTAGCTGTTGCCTTAAGTGCACAGCATTTTAAACCGAAAGTCATGGAATCACTCATTTTTGCTGGTGCGCTAGATTACCTCGACAAAGACCGTGCTATTCTAGTCAATACCATAGATGCCGCCTTAAAACATGCTGAACTGTTACGGCCGACTGAAGATATCGACATGGCAACGGCAATGGCGTTTAACTTTGGTAAACCAAAATATATGCAGGCAGATGAAATGCCTCAAAAGGAAAAATTAATGCATGAGAAGGAAAGCTTAGGCTTTTACATTTCAACACATCCTGTAGCACAAGAAAGGCATTTTTGGAATGATATTACCTGTACTTGCCGAGAGCTGAAGCAGATGCGTGATGGAACTTTAGTAAAAATCATTGGTATAATTGAAGAAGTGAAAAAAATCCGCACAAAAAAAGGTGAGCAAATGGCTTTTGTTCATCTACAGGACGAATATGGTACTGTTTCGATTACCTTATTCCCGCAAGTTTTTCAAGTTGTTCAGGAATTGTTAGTGGAAGACGAAATGTTATGGGTTGAAGGTGTAATCGAGAGACGCTTTGGTAAGCCGCAAATCAAAGTAAAACATGCGCAAACGACAAAAAAGGTATGA
- the accD gene encoding acetyl-CoA carboxylase, carboxyltransferase subunit beta: MAIRSLFSGNRKKKEDGQENSFPEGLMTKCPECRHIQLTKELEKNHKVCTKCSHHFKMTAQERVDYFLDEGSFESMDDHLQTSNPLNFPAYVEKISADQEKTGLNEAVLTGVGTLDGEEIVVAIMDSHFRMGSMGSVVGEKITRAVEKATELGVPFIIFTASGGARMQEGVLSLMQMAKTSVALKRHSDQGLLFISILTHPTTGGVSASFASVGDINIAEPQALIGFAGRRVIEETVREKLPSDFQTAEFLLEHGQLDAIFHRKDLRKQVSLLVKMHTKGGVQHV; encoded by the coding sequence ATGGCAATACGCAGCTTATTTAGTGGTAATCGAAAAAAGAAAGAGGACGGACAAGAAAATTCATTTCCAGAAGGATTAATGACGAAATGTCCTGAATGTCGTCACATTCAACTAACAAAGGAATTAGAAAAAAATCATAAAGTATGTACAAAATGTAGTCACCATTTCAAAATGACTGCTCAAGAACGTGTGGACTATTTCTTAGACGAAGGTTCATTCGAATCTATGGATGATCATTTACAAACAAGTAATCCCCTTAATTTCCCAGCGTATGTAGAAAAAATTTCTGCTGATCAAGAGAAAACTGGCTTGAATGAGGCTGTCCTAACAGGAGTCGGTACGTTAGATGGAGAAGAAATTGTCGTAGCGATAATGGATTCACATTTCCGTATGGGTTCAATGGGATCAGTTGTAGGTGAAAAAATTACACGCGCTGTGGAAAAAGCAACAGAACTAGGTGTGCCGTTTATTATCTTTACTGCTAGTGGCGGGGCACGTATGCAAGAGGGTGTACTATCATTAATGCAAATGGCGAAAACGAGCGTAGCCTTAAAACGCCATAGTGATCAAGGTTTATTATTCATTTCTATTTTAACGCATCCAACAACAGGTGGAGTTTCTGCAAGCTTTGCTTCCGTTGGTGATATAAATATTGCAGAGCCACAAGCATTAATTGGTTTTGCAGGACGTCGGGTTATTGAAGAAACTGTAAGAGAAAAACTGCCAAGCGATTTCCAAACTGCAGAATTTTTATTAGAGCATGGTCAGCTTGATGCAATCTTCCATCGCAAAGATTTACGCAAACAAGTTTCCTTACTTGTAAAAATGCATACGAAAGGCGGCGTGCAACATGTCTAA
- a CDS encoding FadR/GntR family transcriptional regulator, whose amino-acid sequence MDQKTEQKKVFLEIVQQLRQLIKMEKIQAGEKLPSERVLSERLGVGRSSVREALRSLELLGLIETRHGGGTFLASTHKHQLVEILSMFILEDEKSKKDVELTRQIHEMEAIRVISCTEILRTLPVWDSFFVKLEIEGTVNCRDILRELLITSGNRLSLKIWFQLAAYDGDRLDRNSTEDEKLIIQTMLKSMQLGYEKEALKAYEQWMNTVQSI is encoded by the coding sequence ATGGATCAAAAAACCGAACAAAAAAAAGTGTTTTTAGAAATCGTCCAACAACTACGTCAACTCATTAAAATGGAAAAAATACAAGCAGGTGAAAAGTTACCATCCGAGCGCGTTCTATCAGAGCGTCTAGGTGTCGGGCGATCCTCTGTGAGAGAGGCTTTGCGAAGCTTAGAATTGCTGGGGCTAATAGAAACGAGACATGGTGGTGGAACATTTCTTGCGTCTACACATAAGCATCAGTTAGTAGAGATACTGTCGATGTTTATACTAGAAGATGAAAAATCCAAAAAGGATGTCGAATTAACGCGACAAATTCATGAAATGGAAGCAATTCGCGTAATAAGTTGTACAGAGATTCTTCGCACACTACCTGTGTGGGATAGTTTTTTTGTGAAACTAGAAATTGAAGGAACTGTTAATTGTCGAGATATTTTAAGAGAATTATTAATTACGTCAGGTAATCGTCTTTCATTAAAAATCTGGTTTCAATTAGCAGCATATGATGGCGACCGATTAGATCGAAACTCAACAGAAGATGAAAAATTAATCATTCAAACAATGTTGAAATCGATGCAGCTTGGTTATGAAAAAGAAGCATTAAAAGCTTATGAGCAGTGGATGAATACTGTACAAAGCATTTAG
- a CDS encoding acetyl-CoA carboxylase carboxyltransferase subunit alpha encodes MSKNLAFEEPVVQLREKIDELKTIAAEADVDMSGEIEKLETRLSQLEQSIYANMKPWDRVQVARHPERPTTLQYIEAMCENFIELHGDRTFGDDAAILGGIATFEGQPVTIIGHQRGKSTKENIRRNFGMPHPEGYRKALRLMKQAEKFKRPIICFIDTKGAYPGKAAEERGQSEAIARNLVEMAGLTVPVISIVIGEGGSGGALALGVANRVFMLENSTYSVISPEGAASILWRDGSLAKQAAEAMRITAPDLKELGVIDGIIPEIIGGAHRNVAKQALAIKECISETLHALNSLNGEQLIEDRYEKFKKIGQYTEA; translated from the coding sequence ATGTCTAAAAATTTAGCATTTGAAGAACCAGTCGTACAATTACGAGAGAAAATTGATGAACTAAAAACAATTGCTGCAGAAGCAGATGTAGATATGTCAGGTGAAATTGAAAAGCTGGAAACGCGCTTATCGCAGCTTGAGCAATCAATTTATGCCAATATGAAGCCTTGGGATCGTGTGCAAGTTGCAAGACATCCAGAGCGACCTACAACGTTACAATACATTGAAGCAATGTGCGAAAACTTTATTGAATTACATGGTGACCGTACGTTTGGTGATGATGCTGCGATTCTTGGTGGAATTGCCACTTTTGAAGGGCAGCCTGTAACTATTATAGGACATCAGCGTGGTAAATCTACTAAGGAAAATATCCGTCGTAATTTTGGTATGCCTCATCCAGAGGGCTACCGAAAAGCTTTACGTTTAATGAAGCAAGCCGAAAAATTTAAACGGCCAATTATTTGTTTTATTGATACAAAGGGTGCTTACCCTGGTAAAGCTGCAGAAGAAAGAGGACAAAGTGAAGCGATTGCTAGAAACCTTGTTGAAATGGCAGGCTTAACAGTACCGGTTATTAGTATCGTTATTGGTGAAGGTGGAAGTGGTGGTGCTCTAGCATTAGGTGTAGCAAATCGTGTCTTTATGCTAGAGAATTCAACATATTCGGTTATTTCTCCTGAAGGTGCAGCATCTATTTTATGGCGTGATGGTAGTCTTGCTAAGCAGGCAGCTGAAGCAATGCGTATTACAGCGCCTGATTTAAAAGAGCTTGGTGTAATTGATGGTATTATTCCTGAAATTATTGGTGGAGCACATCGCAATGTTGCAAAACAGGCTCTCGCTATTAAAGAATGCATTAGTGAGACTCTTCATGCATTAAATTCTCTAAATGGAGAACAATTAATTGAAGATCGCTATGAAAAATTTAAAAAAATTGGACAATATACAGAAGCGTAA